One Vitis riparia cultivar Riparia Gloire de Montpellier isolate 1030 chromosome 4, EGFV_Vit.rip_1.0, whole genome shotgun sequence genomic window carries:
- the LOC117913559 gene encoding WAT1-related protein At1g68170-like translates to MAGTFSKLLEGLKPVMVMVIIQIAFGGINIFYKLATNDGMSVKIMVAYRMMFAAASMVPLALILEWKSRPKLTRRIFILSFFLGIFGGSLSHNLYAESLALTSATFVAAMTNLIPAMTFVMAIILRMESLAIRTNVGKAKVLGTILSIGGAMILTFYKGVEMNIWSTNINLLHHHHHDMTVSQQSSSGNQALGGFLGVASAVSMAIWMILQAKLSMVYPSYSATALMSICASIQSVVYALCTERDWSAWKLGWNIRLVTVVYTGVVGSGLMVALMTWVARRRGALFISSFYPLLLVVVAIAGSLMLEEKLHVGSMLGAVFIILGLYSVLWGKSKEMMTTTQLNAFKSSKESESRDIAAVEP, encoded by the exons ATGGCCGGGACGTTCAGTAAGCTTTTGGAAGGGCTGAAACCAGTCATGGTAATGGTGATAATTCAGATCGCATTTGGtggaataaatattttctataaattggCTACGAATGATGGCATGAGCGTGAAGATTATGGTCGCCTATCGAATGATGTTTGCTGCCGCTTCAATGGTTCCCCTTGCTCTAATATTAGAATG GAAGAGTAGACCGAAATTGACAAGAAGGATTTTCATTCTAAGTTTCTTCTTAGGCATATTTGg AGGATCATTAAGCCACAATTTATATGCTGAGAGTTTGGCTTTAACATCTGCAACATTTGTAGCAGCAATGACTAATCTTATTCCTGCTATGACATTTGTTATGGCTATTATCTTAAg GATGGAGAGTTTGGCAATTAGAACAAATGTAGGAAAAGCTAAGGTGTTGGGCACGATATTAAGCATAGGTGGTGCAATGATTCTCACATTTTACAAAGGAGTAGAGATGAATATATGGTCAACAAACATCAACTTGctacatcatcatcatcatgacATGACAGTTTCACAGCAGTCGTCTTCTGGCAATCAAGCATTGGGCGGATTTTTAGGTGTTGCCAGTGCTGTGTCTATGGCAATCTGGATGATACTTCAG GCTAAGTTGAGTATGGTATATCCATCTTACTCTGCTACTGCTCTTATGTCCATTTGTGCGTCCATCCAATCAGTTGTATATGCCCTTTGCACTGAAAGGGATTGGTCTGCATGGAAGCTTGGTTGGAATATCAGACTTGTCACTGTTGTTTATACT GGAGTGGTAGGCTCTGGGTTGATGGTTGCACTAATGACCTGGGTTGCACGCAGAAGGGGAGCATTGTTTATATCTTCTTTTTACCCATTATTGCTTGTTGTAGTCGCCATTGCTGGCTCACTGATGCTAGAGGAGAAGCTACATGTGGGAAG CATGTTAGGAGCTGTGTTTATCATCCTGGGCTTATACAGCGTGCTATGGGGAAAAAGCAAGGAGATGATGACAACGACCCAACTCAATGCATTTAAAAGCTCTAAAGAATCAGAATCCAGAGATATTGCTGCTGTAGAACCTTAA